The segment GTGGGGGCGTCCGTATCTCGGTGCTCGGAACAAGATCCGAGCCCAGACGGCCCCGGTCACGGAGAGTCTAGAGCCGGATTTTCTGCGAAGCGTCGTGTGCGCCTTGTTCCCAACGGAGGCCGCACACACGATGCCAGCGGACACTTCGCGCGAGCCGGCCCAGTCGGAGGTCATTCCGGCCGTCTCTCTGGAGGAGCTTGAGAGGTCTCTGTCGCCGCTGAAGGCCAAACAAACCGCCCCCGGACCGGACGGCGTCCCCCGGACGCGTCCTGGCCCTGGCCCTGGGCGAGTTGGCCGAGTGGTACTTGGAGATCCTCAATCAGTGTTTGAGAACGGGTCGCTTTCCATCGTCTTGGAAAGAGGGGAGACTCGTTCTACTCCAGAAGGGAGACGACCTGCAGACTCGCCGTCTGCGTACCGTCCGATAGTGCTGCTAGACGACGCGGGGAAGCTCTTCGAGCGGATCCTCGCGACTCGTGTCGTCCGACACATCAGCAGCACGGGGCCCGATCTGGCTCAGTCCCAGTATGGTTTTCGGGGTGGAAGGTCTACCATAGACGCCATCCTGAAACTGAGGAGTCTCGCAGATGATGCCGTGTCTAGTGGGCGGAGTTGCGTTGGCGGTGTCCCTCGACATCACCAACGCGTTCAACTCGCTACCCTTCGGCGTCATCGAAGAGGCCCTCAGGTACCATGGTCTGCCGGATTACATTCGGCGGACCATCGGTCCTACCTCCGCGGACGGGAGATCTCGTTCGTGGGGGGCGACGGTAGGTTGCATCGTCACGAGGTGCGCTGCGGTGTTCCGCAGGGTCGGTCCTCGGGCCTCTCTCCTGTGGAACTTGGGGTACGATTTCGTGCTCCGCGGCGCCCTCCCGACCGGCTGAGCGTCGTCTGCTACGCGGACGACACGCTCGTATTAGCCCGAGGCGATGACCTGGCAGAGGGCAAGGCGCGTGCCGAGGCGGGAGCCGCCTTGATAGTACGGCGCATCCAGATGCTCGGGCTGAGGGTGGGCCTGGAGAAGACAGAGGCCCTCCTTTTCACGGCCCTCGAGCAGGACCTCCGACGGACGCCAGCATCAACATCTGCGGCGTCCGCGTCGAGCTCAGTCCCcggatgaaatatctggggctgaCTCTGGACGGAAGTGGAACTTCCGAGAGCATTTTCGCGGGTTAGTTCCCGAAATTACTCGGGACGGCGAACGCACTCGGAAGACTTCTGCCGAATCTCGGTGGTCCGAGCGCGACATGTCGGCGCCTGTACACCGGCGTGTTGCGTTCGATGGCGCTGTACGGAGCTCCAGTGTGGGCCGGTGCCCTCACGAGGCCGAACGTGGCTGCGCTGCACAGAGTGCAGCGCGTCATGGCTGTGAGGGTGTACGGGGATACTGCACTGTCTCCCACGAGGCGGCTTGCGTGCTCGCTGGAACGCCTCCCTGGGCTTGGACGCCCAGGTTCTGGCGGAGGTTTACCAGCAGCGCGCTCGTGCTCGATCCCGAGGTACGAGTTCGGACCCGGATCGGGCGGCGGTGGTGGAGGGTTGGCGGCGCTCCGCGCTCCGTTGATCTTCCGTCGATGGAGGCGACGGCTCTCTGAGCCAGTGGCCGGGTTGCGCACCGTGGAGGCGATTCTCCGCTCCTCAAGGTGGGTGGACCGTCGACACGGTTCCTTGACCTTCCGGTTGGTGTGCAGATCCTCTCGGGGCATG is part of the Danaus plexippus chromosome 2, MEX_DaPlex, whole genome shotgun sequence genome and harbors:
- the LOC133319366 gene encoding uncharacterized protein LOC133319366, with amino-acid sequence MADLRCVDAPRHATPSQTPVYWWTPEIAQLRSVCVVARRRYTRQRRQHPRNEADESRLRDAYKEAKSELRHAICRSKESAREELLARLDGDPWGRPYLGARNKIRAQTAPVTESLEPDFLRSVVCALFPTEAAHTMPADTSREPAQSEVIPAVSLEELERSLSPLKAKQTAPGPDGVPRTRPGPGPGRVGRVVLGDPQSVFENGSLSIVLERGETRSTPEGRRPADSPSAYRPIVLLDDAGKLFERILATRVVRHISSTGPDLAQSQYGFRGGRSTIDAILKLRSLADDAVSSGRSCVGGVPRHHQRVQLATLRRHRRGPQVPWSAGLHSADHRSYLRGREISFVGGDGRLHRHEVRCGVPQGRSSGLSPVELGVRFRAPRRPPDRLSVVCYADDTLVLARGDDLAEGKARAEAGAALIVRRIQMLGLRVGLEKTEALLFTALEQDLRRTPASTSAASASSSVPG